The Henckelia pumila isolate YLH828 chromosome 2, ASM3356847v2, whole genome shotgun sequence genome includes a window with the following:
- the LOC140885209 gene encoding RNA-dependent RNA polymerase 2-like — translation MGTEEKRPTLTARVTNIPHSAIAQELFTFLESLLGKGEIFAIDISTEHKNWKSRGHGRVQFDTPETNIKALSLSQQRKLYFRGAHLTLSHSFEDIIIRPVDPNNRVENAGGLVLLAGIMSRRDCMGILESWDEVKLWVSPEKRRLEFFLKQNGECYKLEVGFGDVLETQGCCFGGNEQNADAILLKENGFLNSELRSSLDRKIIFKFREIKLRSPLFTMNFKMF, via the exons ATGGGTACGGAAGAGAAGAGACCTACGCTCACTGCGAGAGTGACCAACATTCCTCACTCAGCAATAGCCCAAGAACTCTTCACTTTCCTCGAATCTTTGTTAGGAAAAGGCGAAATTTTTGCCATCGACATCTCCACAGAGCACAAGAACTGGAAGTCTAGAGGCCATGGCAGAGTTCAGTTCGACACCCCAGAAACAAATATCAAAGCTTTATCGCTTTCCCAGCAAAGGAAACTGTACTTCAGGGGGGCCCATCTCACCCTGTCACATTCCTTCGAAGACATAATAATTCGTCCCGTGGACCCGAATAACCGGGTGGAAAATGCTGGAGGGCTTGTTTTGCTTGCTGGGATCATGTCCAGGAGGGATTGCATGGGGATTTTGGAGTCTTGGGATGAGGTCAAATTGTGGGTTTCGCCTGAGAAGAGGAGGCTTGAGTtctttttgaaacaaaacgggGAGTGCTATAAGTTGGAGGTGGGATTTGGGGATGTGCTAGAGACCCAGGGATGTTGTTTTGGTGGTAACGAACAGAATGCTGATGCCATTCTTTTGAAG gaaaatggatttttgaatagtgaattacggagcagccttgatcggaaaatcatatttaaatttaGAGAGATCAAACtccgatctccactgttcacaatgaattttaagatgttttaa